In Vibrio lentus, a single genomic region encodes these proteins:
- the prc gene encoding carboxy terminal-processing peptidase: MKCRSKLTLIAASFCLAASAQALEAKLDQDDLPLLAPEVQHETASKRVTSRFTRSHYKHFNLNDDFSQAIFNRYLEMLDYNRNIFTQADIDSFSSSSLQIDDQLKAGNNQIAFDVYNLSMQKRFERFQYALSLLDTEIKFDTDESIELNRSEAEWPKDIAEVNELWRKRVKYDALNLKLTGKEWPEIQEVLEKRYNNAMKRITQSHNEDAFQIYMNAFAREVDPHTSYLSPRNAEQFQSEMNLSLEGIGAVLQMTDDYTVIRSLVAGGPASNSKQLSDGDRIVGVGQDGEEVVDVIGWRLDDVVQLIKGPKGTKVKLQILPEGNDAKSHVVTIVRDKIRLEDRAVKSEVIEKDGKKIGVLEVPSFYVGLSKDTDKLITELKQQGVEGIIVDLRNNGGGALTEATELSGLFIKEGPVVQVRDSYGRVKVNSDTDGEISYQGPLTVLVNRYSASASEIFAAAMQDYGRAIILGENSFGKGTVQQHRSLNHIYDLFDKELGYVQYTIQKFYRINGGSTQNKGVVPDIAYSTPIDPEDTGESVEDNALPWDSIDKANYSVLQRNDDKIVALTAQHQARIATDMEFGFIAQDIEKYKADKDDNDLSLNEKVRQQESDDADALRLERINQRQKAAKLEAFKTLDDIPKDYEAPDAYLDESVAIMLDMIKK; the protein is encoded by the coding sequence ATGAAATGCCGTTCAAAATTGACACTGATTGCTGCTAGCTTTTGTCTAGCAGCTTCAGCTCAGGCTCTTGAAGCCAAATTAGATCAGGACGATTTACCTTTACTCGCTCCTGAGGTCCAACACGAAACTGCTAGTAAACGTGTTACTTCTCGATTTACTCGTTCTCACTATAAACACTTCAATCTCAACGATGATTTCTCTCAAGCTATCTTTAATCGTTATTTAGAGATGCTGGATTATAATCGTAATATCTTCACTCAAGCTGATATTGACTCTTTCTCCTCCTCATCTTTGCAAATTGATGACCAGCTGAAAGCGGGTAATAACCAGATTGCCTTCGATGTTTATAATCTTTCTATGCAGAAGCGTTTTGAACGTTTTCAGTATGCGCTGTCTTTGCTAGACACTGAGATTAAGTTTGATACCGATGAAAGTATTGAGCTCAATCGTAGTGAAGCGGAATGGCCGAAAGATATCGCCGAAGTGAATGAGCTTTGGAGGAAGCGTGTTAAATACGACGCGTTGAATCTAAAACTTACTGGTAAAGAGTGGCCAGAGATTCAAGAGGTTTTGGAAAAGCGTTACAACAATGCGATGAAGCGTATTACGCAATCGCATAATGAAGATGCTTTCCAAATCTACATGAACGCATTTGCGCGTGAAGTTGATCCTCACACCAGTTACCTTTCTCCAAGAAATGCAGAACAATTCCAATCAGAGATGAATCTATCTTTGGAAGGTATTGGTGCTGTGCTTCAGATGACAGACGACTATACCGTTATTCGCTCGTTAGTTGCTGGTGGCCCTGCGTCAAACAGCAAACAATTGAGTGATGGTGACCGTATTGTTGGTGTCGGTCAAGATGGCGAAGAGGTTGTTGATGTTATCGGCTGGCGTTTAGACGACGTAGTACAACTGATTAAGGGCCCGAAAGGGACCAAAGTTAAGCTACAGATCTTGCCGGAAGGTAATGACGCAAAAAGTCACGTTGTCACAATTGTACGCGACAAGATTCGTTTAGAAGACCGCGCTGTTAAATCTGAAGTTATCGAGAAAGATGGCAAGAAGATTGGTGTTCTTGAAGTACCAAGTTTCTATGTTGGCCTTTCTAAAGATACCGATAAACTGATCACTGAGCTTAAACAGCAAGGTGTTGAAGGGATTATCGTTGATCTTCGAAACAACGGTGGTGGCGCACTGACTGAAGCAACCGAACTCTCTGGTTTATTTATCAAAGAGGGACCTGTTGTTCAGGTTCGTGATAGCTACGGTCGTGTCAAAGTGAACAGCGACACCGACGGCGAAATCAGTTACCAAGGCCCATTAACGGTATTGGTGAATCGCTACAGTGCGTCAGCTTCTGAGATTTTTGCTGCAGCGATGCAAGACTACGGTCGAGCGATTATCCTTGGCGAAAACTCTTTCGGTAAAGGAACGGTGCAACAACATCGCTCTTTGAATCATATCTATGATTTGTTCGATAAAGAGTTGGGTTACGTTCAATACACAATCCAGAAATTCTACCGAATCAATGGTGGCAGTACGCAAAACAAAGGTGTAGTACCTGATATTGCTTATTCAACTCCAATCGATCCAGAAGATACTGGTGAAAGTGTTGAAGATAATGCTCTACCTTGGGACAGCATTGATAAAGCAAACTACTCAGTGTTACAGCGTAACGATGACAAAATAGTTGCTTTGACTGCCCAACACCAAGCTCGCATTGCTACTGACATGGAATTTGGCTTTATCGCGCAAGATATTGAAAAATATAAGGCAGATAAAGACGACAACGACCTTTCTCTTAATGAAAAGGTTCGTCAACAAGAGAGTGATGATGCGGATGCGCTTCGTCTAGAGCGTATTAACCAACGTCAAAAAGCCGCTAAGTTAGAGGCATTTAAAACGTTGGATGATATTCCCAAAGACTACGAAGCCCCGGATGCTTATCTTGATGAATCAGTTGCTATCATGCTGGATATGATCAAGAAATAG
- the proQ gene encoding RNA chaperone ProQ: MENTEKLKNSKEVIAYVAECFPKCFTLEGEAKPLKIGIFQDLAERLNEDEKVSKTQLRAALRQYTSSWRYLHGVKAGADRVDLDGNACGTLEEEHVEHAKATLAESKAKVQARRKEQAQKAREEGKAKTKAKKAQQPRRQAPKAPKVEKPVETRALNADEFIAGKEVNVNMGTGNMAATIVEINKEDVRVQLANGLQMVVKAEHLRA; encoded by the coding sequence ATGGAAAACACTGAAAAGTTAAAAAACAGCAAAGAAGTTATCGCATATGTTGCTGAATGTTTCCCTAAATGCTTTACTCTAGAAGGTGAAGCAAAACCACTTAAAATTGGTATTTTTCAAGATCTTGCTGAACGTCTAAATGAAGACGAAAAAGTAAGTAAGACTCAGCTTCGTGCAGCGTTAAGACAGTACACATCATCATGGCGTTACCTGCACGGCGTAAAAGCTGGCGCAGATCGTGTTGACCTAGACGGCAACGCGTGTGGCACATTAGAAGAAGAGCACGTAGAACACGCTAAAGCTACACTTGCAGAAAGCAAAGCGAAAGTTCAGGCTCGTCGTAAAGAACAAGCACAGAAAGCTCGTGAAGAAGGCAAAGCGAAAACTAAGGCGAAGAAAGCTCAACAGCCTCGTCGTCAAGCGCCTAAAGCACCAAAAGTAGAAAAGCCTGTAGAAACACGCGCTTTGAACGCCGATGAATTCATCGCTGGCAAAGAAGTAAATGTGAACATGGGTACAGGAAACATGGCTGCGACCATTGTTGAAATCAATAAGGAAGATGTACGTGTTCAGTTAGCAAACGGCCTACAAATGGTTGTTAAAGCGGAGCACTTGCGCGCTTAA
- a CDS encoding GAF domain-containing protein, translated as MKIEHYQRLTKQAVALIESETDLIANLANISSLLFMELDELNWAGFYLMKQDKQMQQDELVLGPFQGQPACVRIPVGRGVCGTAVATNTVQRIHDVHEFEGHIACDAASNSEIVIPFSIDGKVVGVLDIDSPNIGRFSQIDEDGLTFFMAEVEKVLNSHANKA; from the coding sequence ATGAAAATAGAACATTACCAACGCTTAACCAAACAAGCCGTTGCATTAATTGAATCAGAAACCGATCTAATTGCGAATCTTGCAAATATTAGCTCACTATTGTTCATGGAATTAGATGAACTTAATTGGGCTGGTTTTTACTTAATGAAGCAAGATAAGCAAATGCAACAAGATGAGCTTGTGCTTGGTCCATTCCAAGGTCAGCCAGCGTGTGTTCGAATTCCAGTAGGGCGTGGAGTCTGTGGAACTGCGGTTGCGACGAATACAGTTCAGCGCATTCATGATGTGCATGAATTCGAAGGTCACATCGCTTGTGACGCTGCAAGTAACTCAGAAATCGTTATTCCATTCTCTATCGATGGTAAAGTCGTGGGTGTTCTTGACATCGATAGTCCAAATATTGGTCGTTTTTCTCAAATTGATGAAGACGGATTGACATTTTTTATGGCTGAAGTGGAAAAGGTGCTTAATTCGCACGCGAACAAGGCATAA
- a CDS encoding ABC transporter ATP-binding protein: MNNSEDTISRSWLITQVKKYKSKLLFANFVAILATLISVPIPLLMPLMVDEVLLDKPASGLEMMNHLLPVSLQTPTGYIALTLLLVILMRSASQALNILQGRQFTLVSKTITYQMRSKMIDKLGRISIRQYETKGSGGINAHLITDIETIDKFIGSTLSKFIISFLTVLGTAIVLLWLEWRLGLFILLVNPVVIYFSRKLGSRVKHLKKYENQSFERFQNRLVETLDGIYQLRAANKERIFLDELKVQANQVRIDADKYAWQSEAAGRVSFLLFLLGFELFRAVAMLMVLFSDLTIGQIFAVFGYLWFMLGPVQELLGIQFSWYSAKAALQRINDLLLLEEEHRPVSKVNPFNEHQEVTVDIEDVTFSYTLENTVLNRLSLHIPAGKKVALVGASGGGKSTLIQLLIGVYQADSGCIRYNGETTDDISFDVIRNQIAVVLQQPILFNDTLRHNLTLGAEYDEMSLWRALEVSQMQDVIKQLSNGLDTQIGRNGVRLSGGQRQRLAIARMVLSNPKFVILDEATSALDTATESALHKALSEFLKDRTTLIVAHRLSAVKQADLIYVLEDGQVTQTGTHGELVEQQGLYQTLYGSVQSHA; encoded by the coding sequence ATGAACAATTCAGAAGACACTATTAGCCGTTCTTGGTTGATAACTCAAGTAAAAAAATACAAGTCCAAATTACTGTTTGCTAACTTTGTTGCCATTCTTGCAACCTTAATTAGCGTCCCTATCCCTCTGCTTATGCCACTCATGGTTGACGAAGTTTTGCTTGATAAGCCGGCTTCAGGGTTAGAGATGATGAATCATCTACTTCCAGTCTCGCTGCAAACGCCAACTGGCTATATTGCTCTTACTCTCTTGTTAGTTATCCTGATGCGCTCTGCTAGCCAAGCGTTGAATATTCTACAAGGTCGTCAATTCACTTTGGTTTCCAAAACGATCACCTACCAAATGCGTAGCAAGATGATCGATAAACTTGGCCGCATTAGCATCCGACAATACGAAACCAAAGGCAGCGGCGGTATTAATGCTCACCTTATTACAGACATAGAGACTATTGATAAGTTCATTGGCTCGACCCTTTCCAAATTTATCATCAGCTTCTTAACGGTGCTCGGTACCGCTATCGTCTTACTATGGTTAGAGTGGCGTTTAGGGCTGTTCATTCTACTGGTCAATCCTGTTGTTATTTATTTTTCTCGTAAACTCGGTAGCCGTGTTAAACACCTCAAAAAATATGAGAACCAATCTTTTGAGCGTTTTCAGAATCGCTTAGTTGAAACCTTAGATGGCATCTACCAGCTTCGTGCCGCTAATAAAGAGCGTATCTTTCTTGATGAACTGAAAGTTCAAGCAAATCAAGTAAGAATCGATGCCGATAAATACGCGTGGCAATCTGAAGCCGCAGGTCGAGTGTCCTTTTTATTGTTTCTATTAGGTTTTGAACTGTTCCGTGCTGTGGCAATGCTGATGGTGTTATTTAGTGATTTAACCATTGGCCAAATTTTCGCAGTCTTCGGCTACTTATGGTTCATGCTCGGCCCTGTTCAAGAGTTGTTAGGGATTCAGTTTTCGTGGTACAGCGCGAAGGCCGCGCTTCAGCGTATTAACGACCTGCTGCTACTTGAAGAAGAGCACCGACCGGTGAGTAAAGTGAATCCGTTCAATGAACATCAAGAAGTGACCGTCGACATTGAAGATGTTACATTCTCTTACACATTAGAAAACACTGTTTTAAATAGGCTATCCTTACACATACCTGCAGGTAAAAAGGTCGCTCTAGTTGGTGCCAGTGGCGGAGGTAAATCGACATTAATACAGTTGCTGATTGGGGTTTATCAAGCCGACTCTGGTTGTATTCGTTATAACGGTGAAACAACGGACGACATCAGCTTTGATGTAATTCGTAATCAAATTGCCGTTGTTTTACAGCAACCTATACTTTTTAATGACACATTGAGGCATAATCTGACCCTCGGCGCCGAATACGATGAAATGTCGCTATGGCGTGCGCTTGAAGTGTCTCAGATGCAAGATGTGATTAAGCAGCTAAGTAACGGTTTGGATACTCAAATTGGTAGGAATGGCGTTCGACTGTCTGGTGGTCAACGACAACGACTGGCCATCGCCCGTATGGTGTTGAGCAATCCGAAGTTTGTTATTCTTGATGAAGCGACATCAGCACTTGATACCGCGACAGAGTCCGCTCTGCACAAAGCGCTAAGCGAATTTTTGAAAGATCGCACAACTTTGATTGTGGCTCACCGATTATCAGCAGTGAAACAAGCTGATCTGATCTATGTTTTAGAAGATGGGCAAGTCACACAGACGGGAACACATGGTGAATTGGTTGAACAACAAGGACTTTATCAAACACTCTATGGCAGTGTGCAATCGCACGCCTGA
- a CDS encoding paraquat-inducible protein A, whose translation MGGLVTSPSHPVTADSLPSDQPSSGQPQGKHLCDSSSVRLCQGCELPIDKMDIPHGKSAYCPRCGTQLYRGGTPSLSGNLAIAVTCLLLFIPSHFFDFISIRLIGVMIPATLPSGVFTLMGEGFPLLGLLILFCSSIAPFLVCTSVLITHASLRFKIFTPFRYSLTIIQTLKHWMMLDVFLVSVAISCFKLQDYSDIFVGPGLIGLILLQLFSVLLVSRISVRRYWEAWAKESDYSFTESKNVHCHNCHLSQPEGDACVRCHHDLYHRKPYSIQKTWALLFAASVAIIPANVIPISIVITNGQRLEDTIISGVASLINTDMYGIAAIIFIASIVVPVAKILGLTYILLCIQMKRARYHRQRMTIYFIVKWVGKWSVMDLFVISIMMTLVDRGQILNFTPGYGAVAFGVVVVMTMLAAESLDPRLIWDNHTSKDESVNEQQ comes from the coding sequence TTGGGAGGTCTTGTGACCTCCCCCTCTCATCCTGTCACCGCTGATTCGTTACCAAGCGATCAACCATCGTCCGGACAACCACAAGGTAAGCACTTGTGCGACAGCAGTTCTGTACGACTATGCCAAGGCTGTGAACTTCCAATAGACAAGATGGACATCCCACATGGGAAGTCAGCTTACTGCCCTAGGTGCGGAACTCAATTATACCGCGGAGGCACACCTAGCCTCTCTGGAAACCTTGCCATCGCAGTCACCTGTTTATTGCTATTTATTCCTTCTCATTTCTTTGATTTCATCAGTATCCGCCTGATTGGCGTAATGATACCAGCTACACTGCCATCGGGTGTTTTTACCTTAATGGGAGAAGGCTTCCCACTGCTTGGGTTACTCATTTTATTCTGTAGCTCTATCGCGCCGTTTCTTGTTTGTACTTCTGTGCTCATCACACACGCATCATTGCGTTTTAAGATTTTCACACCATTTCGCTACTCATTAACGATTATCCAAACCTTAAAGCACTGGATGATGTTGGATGTGTTTTTGGTGAGTGTGGCTATCTCGTGTTTCAAACTACAAGACTATTCCGATATTTTTGTTGGCCCCGGTTTAATTGGATTGATTCTACTGCAGTTATTCAGCGTTCTACTGGTGAGCCGCATTAGTGTGCGACGTTACTGGGAAGCTTGGGCGAAAGAATCAGACTACTCTTTTACAGAAAGCAAAAATGTTCACTGTCACAACTGTCATCTATCTCAGCCTGAAGGTGACGCTTGTGTACGTTGTCACCATGACTTGTATCACCGCAAGCCATACTCTATACAAAAGACTTGGGCACTGTTATTTGCGGCTTCCGTTGCCATAATACCAGCGAACGTGATTCCAATTTCGATCGTAATCACTAACGGACAAAGGCTAGAAGACACGATCATTTCGGGTGTCGCCTCACTCATCAATACGGATATGTACGGCATCGCAGCGATTATCTTTATTGCGAGTATCGTGGTTCCAGTGGCCAAGATTCTCGGGCTTACCTACATATTACTTTGTATTCAAATGAAACGAGCACGCTATCACAGGCAAAGAATGACCATCTATTTCATCGTGAAATGGGTAGGTAAATGGTCGGTGATGGATCTCTTCGTTATTTCGATCATGATGACATTGGTCGACCGTGGACAAATTTTAAACTTTACACCAGGTTATGGTGCTGTGGCTTTCGGTGTCGTTGTTGTTATGACAATGCTGGCAGCGGAAAGCTTAGATCCTAGGCTAATTTGGGATAACCACACCTCTAAAGATGAGTCAGTGAATGAACAACAATAA
- a CDS encoding MlaD family protein, which yields MNNNNQSQTSYSPEVRKNKGISPLWILPILTVALAGWLVMKSVHDAGQRVQIYFSDAAGLVAGRTTIRYQGLEVGMVRDITLSKDLSSIYVDADIYPEAQKLLSKGTRFWLVKPTASLSGISGLDALVSGNYIAIHPSDTKEKPETVFHALESSPSDLLASEGLNISLTTKDLGGVSVGSQIVYRKIPIGEVYNYQLNENAKSVTIQAAIKDEYSHIITDQSRFWNVSGLGASIGFSGVDVRLESLSALLGGSIAVDSPGEGQPVEMNTEFKLYPDLKTAGRGISIKIAVPDDNKISATGAPIMYRGIEIGQVTDLSLSKGRENVVASAAIQPAFSDFLNSGSKFVLEEAELSLTGMKNLANLVTGNFLTLVPGEGEKSRRFTAIRKNEFSQEQEKSVAIRLTSNNSFGLDVGTQLLYKGIAVGSIIDVGLVESVGTGSDKHEVFMDALIDNQYAHLIKSNNRFFVTGSATAELTESGLSVTVPPAKQLLSGSISFVSEGNSKSRSNYQLFQSKSLAEIAKFNQTGSKKMSLFASELPSISKGSPLLYRNLQVGSISNFQLADGGVRIEVTIENRYTHLINKHTVFWNRSGVEVDASLSGISIKAAPVKTLIQGGIAFDSLPGIDNKLGNVWKLYADSKSARKFGRAITITSSGDQEVSKGMAIKYQGVTVGEVTLVIPNFNKGGIEITARVLPEYVEKIAVANSHFWLAEPEIGLNGIKNVSALLSKHINVEPGKGEKTTAFKLSQGPVQPEGKVFTLQSETRGSVSEGTPILFRELEIGSVIDVQLGEFADRIISTIQIKPEFAYLIRSNSVFWNVSGVDVSIGLSGANIKAGTVDSLLRGGITFSTPPTNELQPLAEEDQSFYLYPQAEDEWKSWRTAIPRP from the coding sequence ATGAACAACAATAACCAATCACAAACGTCATATTCACCAGAAGTTAGAAAAAACAAAGGGATCTCGCCTTTGTGGATTCTGCCGATTCTAACCGTAGCACTTGCTGGTTGGCTGGTTATGAAGTCAGTACACGATGCAGGACAACGTGTGCAGATCTACTTCTCGGATGCCGCGGGGTTAGTCGCAGGACGAACCACGATTCGCTATCAAGGTTTAGAAGTGGGTATGGTTCGAGATATCACGTTGTCCAAAGACCTCTCAAGTATTTATGTTGATGCTGACATCTATCCTGAGGCTCAAAAGCTTCTTTCAAAGGGAACGCGTTTCTGGCTAGTGAAACCAACAGCAAGCCTATCTGGCATTTCTGGTTTAGACGCCCTAGTTTCGGGTAACTATATTGCGATTCACCCTAGTGATACCAAAGAGAAACCAGAAACGGTGTTTCACGCCTTGGAATCGTCACCTTCTGACTTATTGGCTTCCGAAGGTCTCAATATATCGTTGACGACCAAAGACCTTGGCGGCGTATCTGTCGGTTCACAAATTGTTTACCGCAAGATCCCGATTGGTGAAGTTTATAACTATCAACTCAATGAGAATGCTAAGTCGGTAACCATTCAAGCGGCCATCAAAGACGAATACAGCCATATCATTACCGACCAAAGTCGTTTTTGGAATGTAAGCGGTTTGGGGGCGAGTATCGGCTTCTCTGGTGTTGACGTACGTTTAGAGAGCTTAAGTGCCCTACTTGGCGGCTCCATTGCGGTCGACTCTCCGGGAGAAGGCCAGCCAGTTGAGATGAACACCGAATTTAAGCTCTACCCTGACTTAAAAACCGCGGGTCGTGGTATCTCAATCAAGATAGCAGTACCAGACGACAACAAGATCAGCGCAACTGGCGCACCTATCATGTACCGAGGCATCGAAATCGGTCAGGTTACCGATCTATCGTTGAGCAAAGGTCGTGAAAACGTCGTCGCTTCTGCCGCTATTCAACCTGCATTCAGTGACTTTTTGAACAGCGGAAGTAAATTCGTTCTAGAAGAGGCTGAACTATCTCTAACGGGTATGAAAAACCTTGCTAACTTAGTGACAGGTAACTTCCTAACATTAGTACCCGGTGAAGGTGAGAAATCTCGCCGATTTACCGCTATCCGCAAGAACGAATTCAGTCAGGAGCAAGAAAAGTCTGTTGCGATTCGCCTGACCTCCAACAATTCATTTGGTTTGGATGTCGGAACCCAATTGCTTTATAAAGGCATAGCCGTTGGTTCAATCATTGATGTTGGGCTGGTTGAAAGTGTTGGAACCGGTAGCGACAAGCATGAAGTATTCATGGATGCGCTGATCGACAACCAATATGCACACCTTATCAAAAGCAATAACCGCTTCTTCGTGACAGGCAGTGCAACGGCAGAGCTTACAGAGTCAGGGTTAAGCGTCACTGTCCCGCCAGCCAAACAGCTGTTGAGTGGGTCTATTAGCTTTGTAAGTGAAGGCAACAGTAAGTCTCGCTCTAACTATCAATTATTCCAAAGTAAGTCATTAGCAGAGATCGCGAAGTTTAATCAAACTGGTTCTAAAAAGATGTCGTTGTTTGCCAGTGAACTGCCTTCTATCTCGAAAGGAAGTCCTCTGCTCTACCGTAACCTTCAAGTCGGTAGTATTTCTAACTTTCAGCTTGCCGATGGTGGCGTAAGAATCGAAGTAACTATCGAAAACCGTTACACACACTTGATCAACAAGCACACGGTATTCTGGAACCGATCAGGTGTTGAAGTCGATGCTTCTTTATCAGGTATCAGCATTAAAGCTGCGCCGGTTAAAACGCTGATTCAAGGCGGTATTGCCTTTGATTCACTACCAGGAATCGACAATAAGCTTGGCAACGTCTGGAAGCTATACGCCGATTCGAAATCTGCAAGAAAGTTTGGCCGTGCGATTACCATCACCTCTTCTGGCGACCAAGAAGTCAGCAAGGGCATGGCGATCAAGTATCAGGGCGTAACGGTTGGTGAAGTGACTCTCGTGATTCCGAACTTTAACAAAGGTGGTATCGAAATTACCGCTCGCGTTTTACCGGAATACGTGGAGAAAATAGCCGTCGCAAACAGCCACTTTTGGTTAGCAGAACCGGAGATCGGCCTAAACGGTATCAAAAACGTATCGGCACTACTCTCTAAACACATCAATGTAGAACCAGGAAAAGGCGAAAAAACCACGGCATTTAAGCTCAGCCAAGGCCCCGTTCAACCTGAAGGCAAAGTGTTTACGTTGCAGAGTGAAACAAGAGGTTCGGTATCTGAAGGCACACCAATTCTATTCAGAGAACTAGAGATTGGTTCTGTAATTGACGTACAGCTAGGTGAATTCGCTGACCGTATTATCTCAACCATTCAGATCAAACCTGAATTCGCCTATCTGATTCGCTCAAACAGCGTTTTTTGGAATGTGTCAGGTGTTGATGTCTCAATCGGTTTATCTGGTGCAAACATCAAGGCTGGTACAGTAGATAGCTTGTTAAGAGGCGGGATTACTTTCTCAACGCCACCAACGAATGAACTCCAACCGTTGGCAGAAGAAGACCAATCTTTCTATTTATATCCTCAAGCCGAAGATGAATGGAAATCTTGGAGAACCGCCATACCTCGCCCTTAG
- the rsmF gene encoding 16S rRNA (cytosine(1407)-C(5))-methyltransferase RsmF, producing MHANVYIPEEFLTHIEGIMPSHLDMASFVASCQKPLRKSIRVNTLKISVEDFLVRAKDKGWELEPVPWCETGFWITADESEAPLGNTAEHMSGLFYIQEASSMMPPSALFQGEENYQAVLDTAAAPGSKTTQIAALMDNRGVLVANEYAASRVKVLHANIERCGVRNAALSNFDGRVFGGWLPEQFDAVLLDAPCSGEGTIRKDADAMKNWTYQSVVDIADTQKDLIESAFHALKPNGVLVYSTCTLSTEENQQVCHHLKETFGDAVEFESLENLFDNAKATTTEEGFLHIFPQVYDSEGFFVARIRKLASVTPPEVKKRLGKFPFEKANKKAQQEVADQLLGALDIELPSDTQVWIRDKDVWLFPEALEPMIGEFRFSRMGIKIAETHKKGYRWQHQVATTLATGNEANIVDLNIEDAREWFMGRDVRPEGLSGKGEVLVKYNGAIIGLGKWVGNRVKNGLPRELVRDKNLF from the coding sequence TTGCACGCTAACGTATATATCCCAGAAGAATTCCTGACTCATATTGAAGGCATCATGCCAAGCCATCTAGATATGGCTTCATTTGTCGCTTCTTGTCAAAAGCCACTTCGTAAAAGTATTCGAGTGAACACACTGAAGATCAGTGTTGAAGATTTCCTCGTACGCGCGAAAGACAAAGGTTGGGAACTGGAACCAGTACCTTGGTGTGAAACGGGTTTTTGGATTACTGCAGATGAAAGTGAAGCGCCTTTAGGCAACACAGCAGAGCACATGTCTGGCCTATTCTACATTCAAGAAGCCAGCTCGATGATGCCACCGTCAGCTCTATTCCAAGGTGAAGAGAATTATCAAGCCGTGTTAGACACAGCTGCTGCGCCCGGCTCAAAAACGACTCAAATAGCGGCCTTGATGGATAACCGTGGCGTACTGGTTGCTAATGAATACGCAGCAAGCCGAGTGAAAGTCCTTCACGCCAACATCGAGCGCTGTGGCGTGCGTAATGCAGCCCTAAGTAACTTTGATGGCAGAGTCTTCGGCGGTTGGCTACCAGAGCAATTTGATGCTGTGTTGTTAGACGCTCCCTGCTCTGGTGAAGGTACGATTCGTAAAGACGCCGATGCAATGAAAAACTGGACTTATCAGTCTGTGGTCGATATTGCTGACACTCAAAAAGATCTGATTGAAAGTGCGTTTCACGCTCTTAAACCTAACGGTGTGTTGGTTTACTCAACCTGTACATTAAGTACCGAAGAGAACCAACAAGTATGTCATCACCTAAAAGAAACCTTTGGTGACGCGGTTGAGTTCGAGTCTTTAGAAAACTTATTCGACAATGCAAAAGCGACGACGACTGAAGAAGGCTTTCTTCACATCTTCCCGCAGGTTTATGACTCGGAAGGTTTCTTCGTTGCACGTATTCGTAAACTTGCTTCTGTGACGCCACCAGAAGTGAAAAAGCGTTTGGGTAAATTCCCATTTGAAAAAGCCAATAAGAAAGCGCAGCAAGAAGTCGCTGATCAGCTTTTAGGCGCACTGGATATCGAGTTACCAAGTGACACTCAGGTATGGATTCGTGACAAAGACGTTTGGCTATTCCCTGAAGCACTAGAGCCGATGATTGGTGAATTCCGTTTCTCTCGTATGGGCATTAAGATCGCAGAGACCCATAAGAAAGGCTACCGCTGGCAGCATCAGGTAGCGACAACGCTCGCAACGGGCAACGAAGCCAACATTGTAGATCTGAATATTGAAGACGCACGTGAATGGTTTATGGGACGAGATGTTCGCCCAGAAGGCTTGTCAGGTAAAGGCGAAGTGCTGGTTAAATACAACGGTGCGATCATTGGCCTTGGTAAGTGGGTTGGCAACCGAGTGAAGAACGGTTTACCGCGAGAGCTAGTACGCGATAAGAACCTGTTCTAA